One genomic region from Pseudoduganella lutea encodes:
- a CDS encoding VOC family protein — translation MIKELFAYLCVSDAGAAIDFYRRAFGATEKFRLTEPGGRIGHAELDFGGVTLMLSDEYPEYGIHGPRAAQSPPVTIHLHVDDADEVVAGALAAGASLERPVQDEFYGERGGVVRDPFGHRWNIGHSIEEMSPEEMQRRYTAFMQGQGA, via the coding sequence ATGATCAAGGAACTGTTTGCGTACCTGTGTGTCAGCGATGCCGGCGCGGCCATCGATTTCTATCGCCGTGCATTCGGCGCCACCGAAAAGTTCCGGCTGACGGAACCCGGCGGCCGCATCGGTCATGCCGAGCTCGATTTCGGCGGCGTCACGCTGATGCTGTCGGACGAATACCCGGAATACGGCATCCATGGTCCGCGTGCGGCGCAGAGCCCGCCGGTCACCATCCACCTGCACGTGGACGATGCAGACGAGGTCGTCGCGGGCGCCCTGGCGGCCGGCGCGAGCCTGGAGCGGCCTGTGCAGGATGAGTTCTATGGCGAGCGTGGCGGCGTGGTCCGCGATCCGTTCGGGCACCGCTGGAATATCGGCCACAGCATCGAAGAGATGTCGCCCGAAGAGATGCAGCGGCGTTATACGGCGTTCATGCAGGGGCAGGGCGCATGA
- a CDS encoding 3-hydroxyacyl-CoA dehydrogenase NAD-binding domain-containing protein has translation MSKLNCAPAATDHIAHDAPRAIGRVGIMGATATSAGIVIDLLDADIPVTVYDLTRDSLGDVFASVRSRYEQSVAAGETTAHQRDLRMALLATTVNLHHLKDCDVIIDALGTDNDARAGLVRRLNEVVKPDAVVLTCPSNLDVYAIANYARHLGNVLGMQLPAATDVMQSWEFVPAKATSARTLATATALARSVNRSSAMVAGH, from the coding sequence ATGAGTAAATTGAACTGTGCTCCCGCTGCCACGGACCACATCGCACACGATGCGCCGCGCGCGATCGGCCGGGTCGGCATCATGGGCGCGACCGCCACCAGCGCCGGTATCGTCATCGACCTGCTCGATGCCGACATCCCCGTGACGGTCTACGACCTCACACGGGATTCGCTCGGCGATGTGTTCGCATCGGTACGCTCGCGTTACGAGCAGTCGGTGGCCGCAGGTGAAACCACGGCCCACCAGCGCGACCTTCGCATGGCGCTGCTGGCCACCACGGTCAACCTGCATCACCTGAAGGACTGCGATGTCATCATCGACGCCCTGGGCACCGACAACGACGCCCGGGCTGGGCTGGTCCGGCGGCTGAATGAAGTAGTCAAGCCGGATGCCGTGGTGCTGACGTGCCCGTCGAACCTCGATGTGTACGCCATCGCGAACTACGCGCGGCACCTGGGCAACGTGCTCGGCATGCAATTGCCGGCCGCCACGGACGTCATGCAATCGTGGGAGTTCGTGCCCGCGAAAGCCACGTCGGCCCGCACACTGGCCACCGCCACCGCGTTGGCCCGCAGCGTGAACCGGTCGTCTGCCATGGTCGCCGGCCACTAG
- a CDS encoding isocitrate lyase, with product MSHYQNDIQAISNLKQQQGSAWDAISPESAARMRAQNRFQTGLDIARYTAGIMRRDMAAYDADPSQYTQSLGCWHGFIGQQKMISIKKHFNSTDRRYLYLSGWMIAALRSEFGPLPDQSMHEKTAVSALIRELYTFLRQADARELGGLFRQLDAAEGPARAAIQDKIDNFVTHVVPIIADIDAGFGNAEATYLLAKQMIEAGACCIQLENQVSDEKQCGHQDGKVTVPHEDFLAKIRAVRYAFLELGVDDGVIVARTDSLGAGLTKQIAYTREPGDLGDQYNSFLDVEEIAADDLANGDVVLKREGKLLRPKRLPSNLFQFRAGTGEARCVLDCITSLQNGADLLWIETEKPHIAQIGGMVSEIRKVIPNAKLVYNNSPSFNWTLNFRQQVFDGMKERGEDVSAYERSQLMSAEYDNTDLAREADERIRTFQADAAREAGIFHHLITLPTYHTAALSTDNLAKEYFGDQGMLGYVAGVQRKEIRQGIACVKHQNMSGSDLGDDHKEYFSGEAALKAAGKDNTMNQF from the coding sequence ATGTCCCACTACCAGAACGATATCCAGGCCATTTCCAACCTGAAGCAACAGCAGGGCAGCGCCTGGGATGCCATCAGCCCCGAGTCCGCGGCACGCATGCGCGCGCAGAACCGTTTCCAGACCGGCCTCGATATCGCCCGCTACACGGCCGGCATCATGCGCCGCGACATGGCCGCCTACGATGCGGACCCGTCGCAGTACACGCAGTCGCTGGGTTGCTGGCACGGCTTCATCGGCCAGCAGAAAATGATCTCCATCAAGAAGCACTTCAACAGCACGGACCGCCGTTACCTGTACCTGTCGGGCTGGATGATCGCCGCCCTGCGTTCGGAATTCGGCCCGCTGCCGGATCAGTCGATGCACGAGAAGACCGCCGTGTCCGCGCTGATCCGCGAGCTGTACACGTTCCTGCGCCAGGCCGATGCGCGTGAACTCGGCGGCCTGTTCCGCCAGCTCGACGCCGCCGAAGGCCCGGCGCGCGCCGCCATCCAGGACAAGATCGACAATTTCGTCACCCACGTGGTGCCGATCATTGCCGACATCGATGCCGGCTTCGGCAATGCCGAGGCAACCTACCTGCTGGCCAAGCAGATGATCGAAGCGGGCGCCTGCTGCATCCAGCTGGAAAACCAGGTGTCGGATGAGAAGCAGTGCGGTCACCAGGACGGCAAGGTCACCGTGCCGCACGAGGATTTCCTCGCCAAGATCCGCGCCGTGCGCTATGCCTTCCTGGAGCTGGGCGTGGACGACGGCGTCATCGTGGCGCGCACCGACTCGCTCGGCGCCGGCCTGACGAAGCAGATCGCCTACACCCGCGAGCCGGGCGACCTGGGCGACCAGTACAACAGCTTCCTCGACGTGGAAGAAATCGCGGCCGATGACCTGGCCAACGGCGACGTGGTGCTCAAGCGCGAAGGCAAGCTGCTGCGCCCGAAACGCCTGCCGAGCAACCTGTTCCAGTTCCGCGCCGGCACCGGCGAGGCGCGTTGCGTGCTCGACTGCATCACCTCGCTGCAGAACGGCGCCGACCTGCTGTGGATCGAAACCGAAAAGCCGCACATCGCCCAGATCGGCGGCATGGTCAGCGAGATCCGCAAGGTCATCCCGAACGCCAAGCTGGTGTACAACAACAGCCCGTCGTTCAACTGGACGCTGAACTTCCGCCAGCAGGTGTTCGACGGCATGAAGGAACGCGGTGAAGACGTGTCGGCCTACGAGCGTTCGCAGCTGATGAGCGCCGAGTACGACAACACCGACCTGGCACGCGAAGCCGATGAGCGGATCCGCACCTTCCAGGCGGACGCCGCGCGCGAAGCCGGCATCTTCCATCACCTGATCACGCTGCCGACCTACCATACGGCCGCGCTGTCGACGGACAACCTCGCCAAGGAATACTTCGGCGACCAGGGCATGCTCGGCTACGTGGCCGGCGTGCAGCGCAAGGAAATCCGCCAGGGCATCGCCTGCGTCAAGCACCAGAACATGTCGGGTTCCGACCTGGGCGACGACCACAAGGAATACTTCAGCGGCGAGGCGGCGCTGAAAGCAGCCGGCAAGGACAACACGATGAACCAGTTCTGA
- a CDS encoding zinc-dependent alcohol dehydrogenase family protein, with protein sequence MKAVTLNSFGGTDAFILREVPKPVPGPGQVLVRVHATSINPLDYQVRRGDYPDLVQLPAITGHDVSGVVEEVGPGVTAFAPGDEVWYTPQIFEGPGSYAEYHVAAENIIGKKPASLSHLEAASLTLVGGTAWEALVVRAALRVGETVLVHGGAGGVGHVAIQVAKAIGARVITTVREANFDFARSMGADVVIDYEAEDYVDAVMRETGGRGVDVVFDTIGGDTLSRSPDVLAQLGRVVSIVDIARPQNLVQAWGKNASYHFVFTRQNRGKLDELSALVERGQLKPYVGATYTLADIPLAHARLESRDNGLRGKVAIAVVPTAEPDIRQARP encoded by the coding sequence ATGAAAGCTGTCACACTCAACAGTTTTGGCGGTACCGATGCATTCATCCTGCGCGAGGTGCCCAAACCGGTACCCGGACCGGGCCAGGTGCTCGTGCGTGTCCATGCGACATCGATCAATCCCCTGGACTACCAGGTAAGGCGCGGCGACTACCCGGACCTGGTGCAACTACCGGCCATCACCGGCCACGACGTGTCCGGCGTGGTGGAGGAAGTCGGGCCAGGCGTCACGGCATTCGCCCCGGGCGACGAGGTCTGGTACACACCCCAGATCTTCGAAGGTCCCGGGAGCTATGCGGAGTACCACGTGGCCGCCGAAAATATCATCGGGAAGAAACCCGCTTCGCTGAGTCATCTTGAAGCTGCAAGCCTGACCCTGGTCGGGGGAACAGCCTGGGAAGCGCTCGTGGTGCGTGCGGCACTCCGGGTAGGGGAAACGGTCCTGGTGCATGGCGGCGCGGGCGGCGTCGGCCACGTGGCGATCCAGGTCGCCAAGGCCATCGGTGCGCGGGTCATCACCACCGTGCGCGAGGCGAACTTCGACTTCGCACGCAGCATGGGAGCCGATGTCGTGATCGATTACGAGGCCGAAGACTATGTCGACGCCGTGATGCGTGAAACGGGAGGCCGGGGCGTCGATGTCGTGTTCGATACGATCGGCGGCGACACCCTGTCGCGCAGTCCCGACGTCCTGGCACAGCTTGGGCGAGTCGTTTCGATCGTCGATATCGCGCGTCCACAGAACCTCGTCCAGGCCTGGGGCAAGAATGCGAGTTACCACTTCGTGTTCACCCGGCAGAACCGGGGCAAGCTCGATGAACTGAGCGCGCTGGTCGAACGCGGCCAGCTCAAGCCATATGTCGGGGCGACCTACACACTGGCAGACATTCCCCTTGCCCATGCCCGCCTTGAAAGCCGGGATAACGGCCTGCGTGGAAAAGTCGCGATCGCCGTCGTCCCGACAGCGGAGCCGGACATTCGACAAGCCCGGCCATGA
- a CDS encoding ArsR/SmtB family transcription factor produces MDLLEIFKALSNRTRLDILRRLKDPVNNFPPQDEGDVNTVGVCVSSIQEGVGLSQSTVSDYLSTLQKAGLVEVQRIGQWTYYKRNEGAISALAERIGKTL; encoded by the coding sequence ATGGACCTCCTCGAAATATTCAAAGCCCTTTCCAATCGCACGCGTCTCGATATCCTGAGGCGGTTGAAGGACCCCGTGAACAATTTTCCTCCGCAAGACGAGGGGGACGTGAACACGGTGGGCGTTTGTGTCAGCAGCATCCAGGAGGGTGTCGGATTGTCGCAATCCACGGTTTCCGACTATCTCTCCACCTTGCAGAAGGCTGGCCTGGTGGAAGTCCAGCGTATTGGCCAGTGGACGTACTACAAGCGCAACGAAGGAGCCATCAGCGCTCTTGCCGAACGCATTGGCAAGACTCTCTAG
- a CDS encoding amidohydrolase codes for MNGLTAAHAQTVREAAGADLIVHNARIFTGNPAQPAASALAVKNGRVYSVGSDTEVLALKNAGTRVIDSRGRRIIPGIIDAHTHVLNEGGYNYTLRWDGVPTLRRALAMLGEQARRTPLGHWVKVVGGWSPYQFEEKRFPTLEELRAAVPDRPLIVQYAYNRAFMNQQAMEALGVGTSTFPLLPGTELEKDAQGRYTGVIHAYTFQFIVIESMVPQLSFDEGVSSLVQTVHSLNRVGITSIVDAGTGFRGYPKANPTVDAVARDNRLNIRMPFVDIQFGDDGTNMVDAQIAAITSTAPISPGHNLHPALAHGFVYRGAGELLAAEVHDHENFDRPAVIIEPAKMRELVERDVAKLVQRRIPFRLHITYDENITPFLDALEKLNEKTPLDGLRWSLEHAETISPANIARVKALGGGIALDTKMALHADGFIKTHGRDKALQTPRLRQLVDSGIPMAMTTDAFRAASFNPWVGISWMVSGKSVSGSEVLARDNRLSRAEALGLFTRKAAWFMHAESELGMIAPGQLADFAVLDKDYFSVPEAQIASIVSLLTVMDGRVVYGAQDYQSLSPALPAILPAWSPIGHFGGYHHAR; via the coding sequence ATGAACGGCTTGACCGCCGCCCATGCACAAACCGTGAGGGAAGCGGCTGGCGCGGACCTGATCGTCCACAACGCCAGGATTTTCACCGGCAACCCGGCCCAACCGGCAGCCTCCGCGCTGGCCGTCAAGAACGGCCGCGTCTATTCCGTCGGCTCGGATACCGAGGTGCTGGCCCTGAAAAACGCCGGCACCCGGGTCATCGATTCCCGTGGCCGGCGGATCATCCCGGGCATCATCGACGCGCACACCCACGTGCTCAACGAAGGTGGCTACAACTACACCCTGCGATGGGACGGCGTGCCGACCTTGCGCCGGGCGCTGGCGATGCTGGGCGAGCAAGCCAGGCGGACACCGCTAGGCCACTGGGTGAAGGTGGTTGGCGGCTGGTCTCCCTATCAGTTCGAGGAAAAGCGCTTCCCCACCCTGGAAGAACTGCGCGCGGCGGTCCCGGATCGTCCGCTGATCGTGCAGTACGCCTACAACCGCGCCTTCATGAACCAGCAGGCGATGGAAGCCCTTGGCGTTGGCACCAGCACGTTTCCGCTGCTGCCCGGCACCGAGCTGGAAAAAGACGCCCAGGGCAGGTACACGGGCGTGATCCATGCCTACACGTTCCAGTTCATCGTCATCGAGAGCATGGTGCCCCAGTTGTCCTTCGACGAGGGCGTGAGTTCGCTGGTCCAGACCGTTCACAGCCTTAACCGCGTCGGCATCACCTCCATCGTCGACGCGGGCACGGGTTTCCGCGGCTACCCCAAGGCCAACCCGACCGTCGACGCCGTCGCGCGCGACAACCGCCTCAACATCCGCATGCCTTTCGTGGACATCCAGTTCGGCGACGACGGCACCAACATGGTGGATGCCCAGATCGCGGCGATCACCAGCACCGCGCCAATCAGTCCCGGCCACAACCTGCACCCGGCACTGGCGCACGGTTTCGTCTACCGCGGCGCCGGCGAACTGCTGGCGGCGGAGGTCCACGACCACGAGAACTTCGACCGTCCGGCCGTCATCATCGAGCCGGCGAAGATGCGCGAACTGGTGGAGCGCGACGTGGCCAAGCTGGTCCAGCGGCGCATCCCCTTCCGCCTGCACATCACCTACGACGAGAACATCACGCCGTTCCTCGACGCGCTGGAAAAACTGAACGAAAAAACACCGCTGGACGGCCTGCGCTGGAGCCTCGAACATGCCGAAACCATCAGTCCCGCGAACATCGCCAGGGTCAAGGCGCTGGGTGGCGGTATCGCGCTCGACACCAAGATGGCGCTGCACGCCGACGGCTTCATCAAGACCCACGGCCGCGACAAGGCATTGCAGACGCCGCGCCTGCGCCAGCTGGTCGACAGCGGCATTCCCATGGCCATGACGACCGACGCCTTCCGGGCGGCATCGTTCAATCCGTGGGTCGGCATCAGCTGGATGGTGTCGGGCAAGTCCGTCTCGGGGTCCGAGGTACTGGCCAGGGACAACCGCCTGTCGCGTGCCGAAGCGCTCGGACTGTTTACGCGCAAGGCGGCGTGGTTCATGCATGCCGAATCGGAGCTGGGCATGATCGCGCCCGGCCAGCTTGCCGACTTCGCCGTGCTGGACAAGGACTACTTCTCGGTACCGGAAGCCCAGATCGCATCGATCGTCTCGCTCCTGACCGTGATGGATGGCCGGGTGGTGTACGGTGCGCAGGACTACCAGTCGCTGTCGCCCGCGTTGCCCGCGATCCTGCCCGCCTGGTCGCCGATCGGGCACTTCGGCGGCTATCACCACGCCCGGTGA
- a CDS encoding alginate export family protein, protein MHAAWLGATLLLGAGTALAQFHPLRFDDDAGAQRQRCGEDDKGAACWKDRPVAAHRLLSNVRLSVGGDLRLRHEYADNPRYGLERQDRWGVLMQRASVFADLRFGPHWRAFAQLASSTANGRAAGPSPVDENRLDPTNLFVEWQATRDGAGSFGLRAGIQELQFGAGRAIDAREGPNVRRSFEAVRAYATGGPWRIDLFAAAPRLNRQGSFDDARSSTQALRGIYATRTGALASWDVYALHYEDATARFDQGTAHERRWSLGTRLFGRSDAWDWNWELAMQGGRFGIARIHAWSLATDTGYTFKGVAGQPRAALLLAVASGDKDPGDDRLGTLNPLYPRGNYFGDEATLGPRNFFNIHPLLTWRLAPKLQLNASLDFFWRHSTRDGVYAPNGMLIRGAGDSRARYVATIASVGTTWTPAPGWSATTVLAYGRPGAFLRETGAGEALGFVSTSVQYRF, encoded by the coding sequence GTGCACGCGGCATGGCTGGGCGCTACCTTGCTGCTGGGCGCCGGCACCGCGCTGGCGCAGTTTCATCCACTGCGCTTCGACGACGATGCCGGCGCCCAGCGCCAGCGATGCGGCGAGGATGACAAGGGTGCCGCATGCTGGAAGGACCGGCCGGTCGCCGCGCATCGACTGCTCTCCAATGTGCGCCTGTCTGTCGGCGGCGACCTGCGCTTGCGCCACGAGTACGCCGACAATCCCCGCTACGGACTGGAGCGCCAGGACCGGTGGGGGGTGCTGATGCAGCGCGCGTCCGTCTTCGCCGACCTGCGGTTCGGCCCGCACTGGCGCGCCTTCGCGCAGCTGGCCAGCTCCACCGCCAACGGCCGCGCCGCGGGCCCGTCCCCGGTCGACGAAAACCGGCTCGATCCCACCAACCTGTTTGTCGAATGGCAAGCGACCCGGGACGGCGCAGGCAGCTTCGGACTGCGTGCCGGCATCCAGGAGCTGCAGTTCGGCGCCGGGCGCGCGATCGACGCCCGCGAGGGCCCGAACGTACGGCGCAGTTTCGAGGCCGTCCGCGCGTATGCGACCGGTGGGCCCTGGCGTATCGACCTGTTCGCCGCGGCGCCACGGCTGAACCGCCAGGGCAGCTTCGATGACGCGCGTTCGTCGACCCAGGCGCTGCGCGGCATCTACGCGACCCGCACCGGCGCCCTCGCCTCCTGGGATGTCTACGCACTGCACTACGAAGACGCCACTGCGCGCTTCGACCAGGGCACGGCGCACGAACGCCGCTGGTCGCTCGGCACCCGGCTGTTCGGGCGCAGCGATGCCTGGGACTGGAACTGGGAACTGGCCATGCAGGGCGGACGTTTCGGCATCGCCAGGATCCACGCCTGGTCACTGGCCACGGATACCGGCTACACGTTCAAGGGCGTGGCCGGCCAGCCACGTGCCGCGCTGCTGCTTGCCGTCGCCAGCGGCGACAAGGATCCCGGCGACGATCGCCTGGGCACCCTCAATCCCCTCTACCCGCGCGGCAATTACTTCGGCGACGAAGCGACGCTCGGGCCCCGGAACTTCTTCAACATTCACCCGCTGCTTACCTGGCGGCTCGCCCCGAAGCTACAGCTGAACGCCAGCCTCGACTTCTTCTGGCGCCACAGCACGCGCGACGGGGTGTATGCACCCAATGGCATGCTGATCCGGGGGGCCGGCGATAGCCGCGCCCGCTATGTGGCGACCATCGCATCGGTCGGCACCACCTGGACGCCTGCCCCTGGCTGGTCCGCAACGACAGTGCTGGCCTACGGCCGGCCTGGCGCGTTTCTGCGCGAAACGGGCGCCGGGGAGGCGCTGGGCTTCGTCAGCACCAGCGTCCAGTACCGCTTCTAG
- a CDS encoding pirin family protein yields the protein MHPVSELPVSSTTNRRSVTHRTHGITHGPITRLMSPSDLGHVLKPFVFLDLFDLDLHDPRGGLTIHPHSGLATITVVVEGDLRFDDPADGTGHLGFGGFEWMCAGNGVWHGKELSGGTSPRARGFQLWIALPPELEHSPADSQYVEAQHVPGAGPARVILGSYEGARSPARSPDGVTYLLVKLAAGTTWTFTPPETQPVAWLAVASGMLTGETRAGAGEMLVFEQSAQPITLEAGCASDTLFVIGSAAPHPHDLHLGNYSVHTSAESLAAGEGNIERLRLLLLEAGDRRNAGGSIPVFRG from the coding sequence ATGCACCCAGTCAGTGAACTTCCAGTATCTTCGACCACCAACCGGCGCAGCGTGACCCACCGGACCCACGGCATCACGCACGGCCCCATCACCCGCCTGATGAGCCCATCGGACCTCGGCCACGTGCTCAAGCCCTTTGTCTTTCTCGACCTGTTCGACCTGGACCTGCACGACCCGCGTGGCGGACTGACGATCCATCCCCACTCGGGACTGGCGACGATCACCGTCGTCGTCGAGGGCGACCTGCGTTTCGACGACCCGGCGGATGGTACCGGCCACCTCGGGTTCGGCGGCTTTGAATGGATGTGTGCCGGCAACGGGGTATGGCACGGCAAGGAACTGTCGGGTGGCACGTCGCCGAGAGCCCGGGGATTCCAGCTGTGGATTGCCCTGCCGCCCGAACTCGAGCACTCGCCTGCCGACAGCCAGTACGTGGAAGCGCAACACGTTCCCGGCGCGGGTCCGGCACGCGTCATCCTTGGCAGCTACGAGGGAGCGCGCAGCCCGGCACGTTCGCCCGATGGAGTCACCTACCTGCTGGTGAAGCTTGCCGCGGGAACGACCTGGACATTCACGCCGCCCGAAACCCAGCCGGTGGCCTGGCTCGCCGTCGCCAGCGGCATGCTGACAGGCGAAACACGGGCGGGCGCGGGAGAAATGCTGGTGTTCGAGCAATCGGCGCAGCCGATCACGCTGGAGGCAGGGTGCGCCAGCGATACATTGTTCGTCATCGGGTCCGCTGCGCCCCATCCGCACGATCTCCACTTGGGAAATTATTCGGTACACACGTCGGCCGAATCCCTGGCAGCGGGGGAGGGGAACATCGAACGCCTCCGGCTGCTGTTGCTGGAGGCGGGCGATCGCCGCAACGCCGGCGGCAGTATTCCGGTGTTTCGCGGCTAG
- a CDS encoding LysR family transcriptional regulator yields the protein MDIEELQTFVEVADAGGISPAALRLGVSKSIVSRRLARLESHLGVQLLSRTTRGAALTEAGAMFRDHAAKACAEIGLAREMLSPAGELQGRLRIAAPLTFGPTHFAPVLAEMARRHPQLHIHTCYSDQVVDLIKDGYDCAIRVGWLPDSNMVARKVGPIYGATVASPGYIEAHGAPDTPAELLGHEALMQGTESWNFMDGDDIVTIRPQGRFKADNGVALAAAAAAGLGIAYLPNPLTHQYVSTGALVPVMTRYPPPPAGAYVLRPPGQHPARKIRVLAELLIEYFEQLPPATGGALG from the coding sequence TTGGATATCGAAGAATTGCAGACATTCGTGGAAGTTGCCGATGCCGGTGGCATTTCGCCCGCCGCGCTACGGCTCGGCGTTTCCAAGTCGATCGTAAGCCGGCGGCTCGCCCGCCTCGAAAGCCACCTGGGTGTGCAACTGCTGTCGCGCACGACCCGTGGCGCGGCGCTCACGGAAGCGGGCGCCATGTTCCGCGACCACGCGGCCAAGGCCTGTGCCGAGATCGGCCTGGCCAGGGAAATGCTCTCGCCAGCGGGGGAACTCCAGGGGCGCCTGCGCATTGCGGCGCCGTTGACCTTCGGGCCCACCCATTTCGCGCCCGTCCTGGCGGAAATGGCGCGACGCCACCCGCAGCTGCACATCCATACCTGCTACAGCGACCAGGTGGTCGATCTCATCAAGGATGGCTACGATTGCGCGATCCGCGTCGGCTGGCTGCCGGATTCCAATATGGTGGCGCGCAAGGTCGGGCCGATCTACGGGGCGACCGTGGCCAGCCCCGGCTATATCGAGGCCCACGGGGCGCCGGACACACCGGCCGAATTGCTCGGGCACGAAGCGCTCATGCAGGGCACCGAGTCGTGGAACTTCATGGATGGCGACGACATCGTCACGATTCGTCCGCAGGGCCGTTTCAAGGCGGATAACGGCGTGGCGCTGGCCGCCGCCGCCGCGGCCGGGCTGGGCATCGCCTATCTCCCCAACCCCCTTACCCATCAATACGTGAGCACCGGCGCACTCGTCCCCGTCATGACGCGGTATCCCCCGCCACCCGCGGGTGCCTACGTGCTCCGGCCGCCGGGCCAGCATCCGGCCAGGAAGATCCGGGTCCTGGCCGAGCTGCTGATCGAGTATTTCGAACAGCTGCCGCCGGCCACGGGTGGCGCGCTCGGTTGA
- a CDS encoding helix-turn-helix domain-containing protein has translation MTCYDGRDSLLAEPGHCTRGVPPGFGARRVFPDEATIPGECLSPVPLAANRDTLPENLFNVASVDRTWNGVDVVITEFFGTGRVLHRLEHADQSRLGMLLDEVGEGRSEPRLRGDLPCPIDHKPRQMCFTPAGTELWGYSDDVRYVRDINLCFDIGALAERCAIDGRHGLAAEPRHRFTDDGIYMLLNLLADAVRDPDPSAQLYGDALVTSIGIRLLRGNRSPARGPAKLSPLQLSDALGFLETSLPSRVELATLANLAGLSQSHYHRAFKASTGLAPYQWQLQARIARAKALLLETRGSLEDVAEATGFADAVHFGRTFRKLTGATPSAWRRDRLG, from the coding sequence ATGACCTGTTATGACGGCCGAGACTCCCTTCTGGCCGAACCCGGCCATTGCACGCGAGGCGTGCCGCCCGGCTTCGGCGCGCGCCGCGTTTTCCCCGACGAGGCGACCATACCTGGAGAATGCCTTTCTCCAGTGCCTCTCGCGGCAAACCGGGACACCCTGCCGGAGAACCTGTTCAACGTGGCGAGCGTCGATCGCACCTGGAATGGTGTCGACGTCGTGATCACCGAGTTCTTCGGTACCGGAAGGGTATTGCACCGGCTGGAGCACGCCGACCAGTCGCGGCTGGGCATGCTCCTTGATGAAGTCGGCGAAGGCCGCAGCGAGCCGCGGCTGCGCGGCGATCTGCCCTGTCCGATCGACCACAAACCGCGCCAGATGTGCTTCACGCCCGCCGGCACCGAGCTGTGGGGATACAGCGACGACGTTCGCTATGTCCGGGATATCAACCTGTGCTTCGACATCGGCGCGCTCGCCGAGCGCTGCGCGATCGACGGACGGCACGGCCTTGCAGCCGAGCCGCGGCACCGGTTCACCGACGATGGCATCTACATGCTCCTCAATCTGCTGGCGGACGCGGTGCGCGATCCGGATCCGTCCGCGCAGCTGTATGGCGACGCACTGGTGACCTCGATCGGCATCCGTCTCCTTCGCGGCAACCGGTCGCCTGCCAGGGGTCCGGCCAAATTGTCACCGTTGCAGCTGAGCGATGCGCTGGGCTTCCTGGAAACAAGCCTCCCTTCCAGGGTGGAGCTGGCCACGCTGGCGAACCTTGCCGGGCTGTCGCAATCCCATTACCACCGGGCCTTCAAGGCCTCCACCGGCCTGGCGCCCTACCAGTGGCAGCTGCAGGCGCGCATTGCCCGAGCCAAGGCGCTGCTGCTCGAGACCCGCGGGTCGCTCGAGGATGTGGCCGAAGCTACCGGTTTTGCGGACGCCGTGCACTTCGGCCGGACGTTCCGCAAGCTGACAGGCGCGACACCGTCAGCCTGGCGCAGGGATCGTCTCGGCTGA
- a CDS encoding hydrolase gives MSKTGLPALLRPEDSIVVLIDHQPYQFANLHSHEPTMIVNNVVGLAKATKVFGVPTILTTVIEERGGNLIKGLQDVFPDQRPINRTFINTWQDPNVTDVVKRSGRKQLILAALWTEICLAMPAIQALGEGYDVFIVTDASGGVSTEAHDMAVRRLVQAGAVPITWMAVISEWQRDWAREETAAELSNVVLEHGGASGVAFAWELQLLQTAARA, from the coding sequence ATGTCAAAGACCGGTCTTCCCGCACTGCTTCGTCCCGAAGACAGCATCGTCGTGCTCATCGACCACCAGCCTTACCAGTTCGCGAACCTGCACAGCCATGAGCCGACCATGATCGTCAACAACGTCGTCGGCCTGGCCAAGGCCACGAAGGTCTTTGGCGTCCCGACCATCCTGACCACGGTGATCGAAGAGCGCGGCGGCAACCTGATCAAGGGATTGCAGGATGTGTTCCCCGACCAGAGGCCGATCAACCGTACCTTCATCAACACCTGGCAAGACCCCAATGTCACCGACGTCGTGAAAAGGAGCGGCCGCAAGCAGCTCATCCTGGCGGCGCTGTGGACCGAGATCTGCCTTGCCATGCCGGCGATCCAGGCGCTGGGCGAAGGCTACGACGTGTTCATCGTGACCGATGCGTCGGGCGGGGTGTCGACCGAGGCGCACGACATGGCCGTGCGCCGGCTGGTGCAGGCCGGCGCCGTGCCGATCACCTGGATGGCGGTCATCTCCGAGTGGCAGCGCGACTGGGCACGCGAGGAAACCGCCGCCGAGCTCTCGAACGTCGTGCTGGAGCACGGCGGCGCGAGCGGTGTTGCGTTTGCCTGGGAACTGCAACTGCTGCAGACGGCGGCGCGGGCCTGA